In Leopardus geoffroyi isolate Oge1 chromosome D1, O.geoffroyi_Oge1_pat1.0, whole genome shotgun sequence, the genomic stretch ggtgttgtatggaaaccaatttgacaataaatttcatatattgaaaaaataaataaataaaataaaatttgtgccCTAGACATCTCCCTTGGCCCTAGACGTCACCCTAGTCCCATCCCTGCCTAGCTCAGTGCCTTAATCCTACTGggtatttaataatatttcttaaataagtgATTGGATGATTGGCTTTGTGTTTAGAGTCTATCAGGTAGAAGTTGACTTGGGAATTTGGGAATTTGGGATATCTAAATATTTCACTGGTCACAGTGTTTTTCCTTCGGGAGATTCCTATAGGAGCTGCTAGTCACCTAAACAGCAATGGCAAGTGAAGATCAAAGAAATAGTTATTACCGCAGCCCAAATGGAATTTCCCGATGTTCGGGTTCTGGTTAATCTTGTTTGTAATAGTCTAGATGGAAGTCATCAGAAGCCTTCTTCTTACTCCCCTCTAAGCTCCAGATCTGAGTCTCCGTATTTTTAGCATTCTCTGATTGGCTTTGCATGACAGGACCCTGCAGCAGTAGTAAGTACGCTTGAGCATACACATACGGAGGAAGAGGAACGGCGTCCCTGAAGGAAGTCCACACGCTTACCTGCCCCAAGGGAAATGTGTCCTAACCAGAATTCTGAAGTGTGGCCAACTGGATCAGCCGATCAGCCTTCTctatggggaggggagggcatcaggaagagaggagagaggaaaacgaaggctctctctctctttcatgatGCGTCATTCTGGAGGCTAGTTTTTAATTGTCTGAGAAAAGTGCAGGGTGTTGTTGGACTGATTTgaacttcaaatacatttttacaaattgcATACATTTTTAACCTCTTAATccaatatttccttttacttgtGACTCTCATAGTCTCTCGCAGCCATGGTTCTGTGCCACATCAGGGCATCTCTTAGGGCCTGCTTCACCTTATCGTTGCGGAGACTGAAGACGAATGGGTTCAGGAGGGGTGTGATGATACAGCTCAGGACGGAGGCCCCTTTGTGGAGCAGCGTGGACTGAGCCTCTGACATACGGATGTAGAGAAAAATGGAGCTGCCATAGACAATGATGACCACTGTAAGGTGCGAGGCACAAGTGGAGAATGCTTTTTTTCGCTCCGCAGGTGTGGGGGCCCTGAAAACAGTGGCAAGAATGCAGGCGTAGGAAACCGAGGTCAGTGCCAGCGAGCCCAGTAACACTGACGTGGAGAGCACGAAAGCCACCAGCTCCAGTAAGCGGGTGTCTCCGCAAGAGAGCCTCAGCAAGGGCCAACTGTCACAGAAAAAGTGGTCAATACCATTGGGGCCACAGAAAGGTAAGTTGGCCACGAGGATGGTGGGGCACAGGACCCAGAGGAATCCAGCTAACCAGGAGGCCAGAACCAGTTGGGAACAGACACGGCCATTCATTAGAGTCTCATAGTGGAGAGGTCGGCAGATTGCCAAGTAACGATCTAGAGACATGACAGCTAAGAGGAAGAAGTCGGTGGTGCCTAGGAGGAAGTAGAAGTAAGACTGGATGATGCAGGTGGCGAATGAGATGGAGTGGTCCCCCGTAAGAACGACGACAAGCATCTTGGGAACCACAACAGACACGAGCAACAGCTCCAGGAAGGACAGATGCCTCAGGAAGAAGTACATCTGTGTGTGCAGGTGTCGATTCGTCCAACTGAGCCCAATGATGAGCAGGTTGCCTGTGGCCGTTACAGCGTAGGCTGCCATCAAAGCCAGGAACAGCAGGAACTGCAGGATGTGGCTTCTGGGGAAACCCAGAAGGACAAACCCTGTCACGTGAGTCCAGTTTTCAGGACTCATCTCTGGTCATCAGCAGGAGGAACGAAACAGAACTTCATAACTGGATCTACAGCCACAAGTcatcaattaatcaatcaataaaataataggCACCTAGCGCTTGATTACATTCTGAGAATATATTAATCTGTCTGCTCACAGGTGGCTTACACAAAATTATGATAGCAAGCAGCATACTAATAATAACACAGATGATATTGAACACTAAGTATGTATTGGGAAATTTTGGATGCAGTATCTCCTCTCATGGCAGCTCTCAGAGATAGATATAACTGTCCTCATCTTACAGATAAGGGAAGGCAGACTGAAGAAGTTTAGGGAAATTTTCTATGATCAAGTAGAGAGCAGTAGAGGCAGAATTTCCTGCCAACCTTCGTGGCTCTCACGCACATACTGCTTTCCCTGTTTCACTTAGGCTGGGTACCACTTGAGTAGTGTGAACTTAGAAGAATCCAGAAGAAGGAAGGGGTCAGAGAACAAATGTACTGTGAAAAAGTCTTACTGGGATCAAGAACTCTGAATGTTTGTGGTCCTTCTGTTTCCTGGCTTAGcgtaaaacaacaataaaagtcAGGGCTTTCAGTGACTTTAGAGATCTTAGTTTCTCTAATCAACCAGAGAGCCACAGGGCATGAAAACATGCAGAGCCCCAgttctgattgtgtgtgtgtgtgtgtgtgtgtgtgtgtgtgtgtgtatgtgtgtgtgtgttttaccaaGACTTCCTTCTGTAGGTTACAGGAAATCCCTCTTCCTGGGTTAACATTGACcaatcttccctcctcctcagcTTTCCCAACATGTTCATGGCATAAGGTGAGAAGGGTGAGGGAAACTTACCAAAGGACATAGTATGTATCGACTTGCCTCTTCAACTTTTGCTTTACTTTGGAGACAACCTCATCTTGTCCTTGGAGCTTTGGGTGCCACGTGAAATTTGGATTATCCATAGATTTTGAAGGGTTGGGTTTCACTAGAAATCTTGGTTCTAGGCTCCTTTTCTCACGTCCAGCATCAAATACTCTGAACTTCACAGCTCCTGCCTGTCAGTTCaggaaaatgttgaaaacattctgagacagaaagaataCAAGTTACCGCCAACTTACTTTAGTTAATTGACAAGGAATGAAGCGTTGAGAGTTTTGGCATAGTTTAATCCCAGATCATCCATTAGTCTAGACTTCCAGCATTAAAGATGGGGAGCGTAagtattttctgtattctgtCTGAAGCAGCCTTAAGAAAAATGATCAGCCAAGGCAGGGAATCTTGGTTACAAGGCCGAAAGAGAAAGGCACTCAGGGCAAGTTCTAGTTGTGTCAATAAGGAATAGTCCTGGGATTGAGTAGCTAGCTAATAATAAAGCTTTATTCTGCTAGCCTAGAGATTATATCTCCCAAATCAATGAAATACCTCAATACAACCCAGTGTAGGAGACTAGAGCACTATTTCAGGATGACATAGTCatttcagataaggaaaatgtgctAACTGTGGCTTTTTCCAAAGGATCAGGTAAATATTATGATTAAAAATagcttataggggcgcctgggtggcgcagtcggttaagcgtccgacttcagccaggtcacga encodes the following:
- the LOC123602209 gene encoding LOW QUALITY PROTEIN: olfactory receptor 6T1 (The sequence of the model RefSeq protein was modified relative to this genomic sequence to represent the inferred CDS: deleted 1 base in 1 codon); amino-acid sequence: MSPENWTHVTGFVLLGFPRSHILQFLLFLALMAAYAVTATGNLLIIGLSWTNRHLHTQMYFFLRHLSFLELLLVSVVVPKMLVVVLTGDHSISFATCIIQSYFYFLLGTTDFFLLAVMSLDRYLAICRPLHYETLMNGRVCSQLVLASWLAGFLWVLCPTILVANLPFCGPNGIDHFFCDSWPLLRLSCGDTRLLELVAFVLSTSVLLGSLALTSVSYACILATVFRAPTPAERKKAFSTCASHLTVVIIVYGSSIFLYIRMSEAQSTLLHKGASVLSCIITPLLNPFVFSLRNDKVKQALRDALMWHRTMAARTMRVTSKRKYWIKRLKMYAICKNVFEVQISPTTPCTFLRQLKTSLQNDAS